One Dunckerocampus dactyliophorus isolate RoL2022-P2 chromosome 15, RoL_Ddac_1.1, whole genome shotgun sequence genomic window, gcagacgctacaggagtttgaagtccaggaccacaaggctggcaaacagcttttacccacaggccatcaggcttctcaacgaagcactcgcacactcataacactttatttatttatttatttattggtattaatgtctcttctgttgttgttgcttaatttattggtatttatgtttctgatgttcttattctttttcttgtgttttctttcttttttggggagaatgaagagaacaagaatttcattgcatagtagaactacctgttttactgtgcatatgacaataaaactcttcaatcttgaatcttgaattttggATTCAAGTTCGAAGGAACTTCCCACCATTCCTGACCAGCGCCGTGTGTCAGAGTGGATATTGGGCGCTTTGTGAATGAGCGATTGTTTTGAAAGGCTACTCCATTCTTGAGGACAGCTCTGATCTAACCAATGGTGAAACACCACTTGACCCACCAGTGCAAACAACACTGTTGACTCAGCGACTCAGTCTGAAGTCCATCAACTCAACATGCGACTCTactcaagcaaaaaaaaaaaaaaaaaaaaaagggaacgtCAGAATGAATTTCCATCATTGGAGCTGATATTAGCCTAAATCCCATCAAGGCTGCACTTTCTCGCAAACATTGGCTGCCCAGTGCTTCTTAGATGACTAGATTAGCCATGATGTCATCAAACACAAACAATGATGTCCACTGGGGGCCTGCTAGGGTGTCCTAAGCCAGATGGAATTTTAGCCGACTGCGGCCTCAAGATCCACCTCGGAATGCCGAGCCAGTTCCCACACTGCTGTGAACTTTGGCTCCAAAACACGTCAGGACTTTGTTTACGAGTCCAGGATGAGCAGAGGCAGCTGGGATGAAGGGCGACGAAAACACCGGAGTCCTTTTGAGAGCACATTTGACTGATGTGGATGTCACGCCGCATCCGTCGTCACAACCGTCATGACCATCGGCCCAACTACTTATAAGCATGACAGTTTCaagcaacaacaaacaacagaagCGTCACGCCGCGGATGAGGAGCTTGTTCACGCTTTGGCCCGAGGCTCCCTTTCTGTTTACGCTTGCGTTCAAACAGAGGCAGAGCCGCAAGGTCGTGCACCGTGCACCCCATAAATCACCAccaagggctgcatactgaaaaatcaaatgatGCGGGggcccactttttttttttttttttttttaaaccaaaccaTGCAGATATGCTGAGACGTTCTTTAACAAACAGCCTGCAGATCAGCTTTGTGTTCggggtgacaaagcgtattattagtatgaaccgTTTCTCAGCCAAGACTGAGACTGTCATGCAGTGACAgcgcaagaataaacgtgcctctcgtcttttttcactcagaaacaGCACAACGTCGTAAAACGCTCGCTTACATTAAcgtggtaaaacacaacacgctgTAAATGCCCTCATACTGCTAAACGGAGCTAATccggctagcttccattcacgctccatgAGAGAGGAGTTTCCCAGTTTTTTTCGCTGACCTTCGCCAGTGTTTTAGGCCgccgtttcaacatgtttagttcgggagggttTGCGtttgtgatgatttttttcattcacattatgtcactttCCATGTGTAACataaattccgtttttattggccaattccgccaTCACAGGGCCCTACACTAGATGGGCAGCAGGTGCATACTTAACCTGCGTCTCCACCTGTTGCTATTCATACAACTTGTGGGAGTCTTGGCAAATGTggaccaccaccacaaatagattgcagtcctgtggcaAACACTGCTTGGATTGAACACTGTTTTAAAGGGTACCAAAAGATGCATCAGTGGGCCGTGACTTCAACCCGCTGGACCTAAATGTCTTGAAGAAGTGGTCAAGACCTGGTCCGAATCATTACGGATTCAAAACCGCGGCAAAGTTCCAAAGTTACATAACAAAAAGTCCTTATCACGTGTAAGAGGAAGCTCTGTTTCCACTTCCTGCTTTTGTCGCCTATAACGCCGAGCCCATGCATCCCTCCGGTGCTTTCTCAGCGGGACGTCAGACCGAATCCCCAGAACGAAAACACTCTCAAGCGCATGGTCGTGACCTTGATTTCGTGCATCCCCTCTGGCCTCCTGGTGTGGGCCTGACAGCTGCAGGACCCTGCACGCTACAAGTGGGCTAGGCTACAAAAGCTTGGGAAGAAAgaaaacaccaccaccacaatgGCATTTGTTCCACGGGTTCAAGCATTTTCCACTGCTCTCGCCAGAAGCTTGTAGAAGAACATAATGGAGGAAAACTCAGTATTAAATGGTGGGGTACGGTACAGACGGCCTGCACACTTTCCTCGGGAAACCCCTCTCAGCACAGTGATGCGTTCAATAACCTTTCAGACACTTTTTGGCGTGGTCGTGCAAAGATAGCCACTTGCTCTGGATGCAGAAGGGGTGGATGCatcctcctactccttttcaaacatccgtcttctatgccgcttatcctcactagggttgcggggctatgttggggcctatcccagctgactttgggtgagaggcggggtccaccctggactggtcgccagtcaaccacagggcacatatagacaaacaagcatacctaaggacaatttagagtcgccaataaacctaacacgcatgttttgggaatgtgggaggaaagcacccggagaaaacccacacacgcacggggctTTTCAAACATGTGggacaaaatgtaaatgataaaaaaaatgttggagaTAGACTAAACtaaaccaataaaaaaagatgCCACCTTTGGGGTAAATAGTTGACCTTTCCAGAAAAAGGGAAGTGTATCTTTCACTACTGCTCCAATGAAGCCAAAAGCATCAAGCAcactaataaacacatttttaaacctcatgtgaatattttgattttgcaggtgtacctaaagttGTGGCCACCAATAATGGAGGTGGGGGCACAACAGGACATGGACCAGGAGGTGATCTTTTGGACGGCTGCCCCGCCGTCCCACTCTAAACCAAACTGAGTTTTATTCAATTCCTATTGGATGAATATTAGTTAGTAACATTAACATGGGTGCCATTTTCTGACGTAATCACATTGGATGGTAATGGTACTTAGCAGTGTCCAATTGTTGTAGGAAAACAGTTTAATATAGTCAAAGaggcttttttaaaaacccacacacagtaAACCCTTCCAAGGAAACTTTATCGTTAGCCCTGCCCTCCAAAGCTAGCAGACTAGCTAAaagatgtagaaaaaaagttaaaatgtacaaaataaagctgtgctGCCTTCTTACCTTGAACGGGTTCACTCAAACCGATGACTTTATGTCTAATCTGATTGTTAATTATCTTTGTAGTGTCTTTTCTATGGTAGTTTTTCCaccttttcaaaaaagaaaaggTGGAGCAACATCCATCGACCGACTGACTGACACCGCCGTCAGTTGGCCCAAAGTGTCTTACAACACATCCGGTTaagtgtttccaaaataagaTGTCGGTGGTTTTGGTGTGCGAATTTGAGATGCGGTGTTTTTACAAAACAACGTGCTCATATAAAACCATCAGGATCTTAAGTAAACTGTTGCGTATGGATATGAGGACTCCTTCGGGCGAAACATTGAGGCTCTGGGACGGGGATTGTACTCTGAAGGGGTGCGCTTGTTTGACGTCACACCCGGTTACGTTATAACAGTGAGAAAATGTATGATTACGCTATTGGGTGTATGAGGAAGTTGGTGCGTTTTTCAGTAAGTGTGTGAAACCTCGCAGCAAAGTTTAACAAGTGAGAGAATCATGGGCCACATTTTGATGCACCACTGCACCGTGGGTCGCATGTGACAATCTGGAGACAGATATTCGAATCCGGACATCTGCCGTTTGCAACCCGGCgacctcccacatcccaaaaacatgcagttacATTACTTAGAGACTAAAAGTGGGTGAATGGGTGTTGGTCTACGCGTGTGGCACCCATGATGAACGGCTAGATAATAAATAACCACACCCATCATTACACTCTGAATTCACAAGTtgttgtttacacactttgaaGGGCCAACAGCAAAATTGATGTTTAAAAGGAAACGTGcactttttaattttgcccctcatccacaatcctgacaTGAACAAACACATCTcaatttctcttttctgtgccttctaaagacataaaaaagaggcagctaattgaTGTACATAAGGGGACACACTTATTCCacttagttaaaaaaaataacagcagcgCAGTGGCGtcaagacatgtgttcatgtctcacatagggactgtggatggtgggcaaaattccaagtAAAAGTGCACTTTCCTTTAAAatcgtgggttttttttgtacaagtaATGAAACCAAGTTGACAGATACGTTACTAGTGACACAACATGTATTATTTCATTAAATATcttctttattttaatattattttaaggACATCCACTCCCAAGTTGATCcaacttacaaaaaaagtgAGATATCCATTGATGCTTCTTGGTGACTTTTTGTCCCTAAGTTTTcttgacatttatttattttgctgttattttatggacttacaaaaaaaaagaaaatgcaaaaatggcaaCCAAGTCATAATAGTATGTATAGAGTATCCAGGAGCGGAGTTCAGAATGTAGAAAGGTAGTGTCCGTCCATTGAGGCACAATCCCACAGCAATGCTGACAAATACAAAAGGCAACACTCCggacaaaaatgttatttccgCAACAGGTATCTGTGAGACAGATACAGAGTCAGAGTCAGTAGTCTTGCCTCACTTCCAGGTGGCTGCAGTGGGGCGGATGCCTGTGTTGCCCTTGGAGCCCTTCGAGCCCAGCGACTGACCCGAGCGGCTCCGCAGGTCGGCGCTCTCACTCTGGGCCTGCTCCTCGTCATACCTGCCAACAGCAGGGGTTAAATAATTGACCTCCGACATAACACTGCTTTGGAGGGGAAAATGAGTGTTATTTTGGGCAATTTAATCcacattattacagtatttagaGCATGTCAGAGTTgtttaacagtaataataaaaacactccTTCGAGCCGGACTTGAACCAGCGACCTAAGGATTCCCACATAATTCCCTACAGTCCTCCGCTCTACTAACTGAGCTAACGAAGGTTTCACGCCTAACCAGGCAACTTATCATTAGGACCGGGTTCAAGCAAGTTCTGAATGCTTGTATCCAGATATGTGGCGCCCTCCAGTGGTACGTGTACCGAATGTCATGTTGACGATGACTCACAGAACTTGATAGTTGCCCAGGGCGTCCCGCGGTGGGCTGCGATTCCAGCGGTAGTCAGGCATCTCCCCGTTGGGCGTGACGACGTTGAGCGTGTCGTTGATGAGGTTGTACTTGAGGATGCGGTCGTTGGCGGTGCTGGAGGTCAACGAGGGGGACGCGTTCACCTGGCGAGCAAAACACAATCACAGGAGACACTTGCGTTTCAATAGCAGGTCAAATTTCCATATTTGACATTCAATAAAGCACACAGTGTAGCCTCAGAGAATTTCCATTTGTTAAAGACACGCCTTCAGCACATAAAAAGCACGTGTTCAAACATGGTACAGGGATATGTCTTGGAAGCATTTAACGGAAGTCACTGTGCAAGCATGGTCGCTATCTATGTTCTCTGCTCTATGTGTAGGGGGAAACTGGTGTTATTTTGGCAATTTAATCtacattattacagtatttagagcatgtcaaagttttttttaacagtactaAAAAATACTCCTCCGAGCCGGATTTGAACCAGCGACCTAAGGATATCAGCATTTCCACTACAGTCCTCCGCTCTACCAACTGAGCTATCGAAGGTGACATACATTTGCTGACCGTTTGACCATTACTTTCAGAGATTCTACTATGTCATCACAACGTCTAGTTATTCCATGATGCTTGAATAGCAGTATAAACGCGATGTAAAACGTCAAATACGATAGTTCAGATTAGCACAGCTAGGCTAAACCAGGCCAAGGCGTCGCTTAGCCTACCTTATTTTATCTTGCTATGCTACTCCGGTATTAGCGTTTTCGGGtcccaaaacaaacatggcgcAGATGCGCGCAAGCCGCGATGTTATCATACATACAATGCGTTTTTGGTATTACTACCACATATCTATgattaatattacaattattcttTGAACCTCTGATCCGACCCACCTCGATGAGCCATGGCTTCAGCTTGTCGTCAATAATGATGTCGTAACCGTAACATTCGAAGCAATGTTTGTCATTGTTCATCACGGACTggaaaaagagacaaaaaagagggggacatttaaaaaacagtacATCTAAAAACATTAGAAAATAATGAGAGTGAAATATTCAAGCCTTGCAATTTTGATGATTATGCTTTACAGataatgaaaacacaaaattgACTGTCTCACAATAGTTTAATATTTCATGAGatcaattttaaaaatgaatattttaaacAGGGTTCTGAAAAGTATGTTCATTTGTACAATTACTTGGGTGGGTAGCCACGCATTTGTGACTCTGTAAAGTGTTTGTGTTGGGATGCTATAGACTGTGACCAGGGAATCCTttgatcatctttattatgtgtgtgtgtggcgtttGTGCTGGGggggataaaaaaataaatacggctgggggaaaaaaagtgcctGAACTTTGAAAAAGCAGGTGAGAAGCACAACTGAAATCAAGAGAGAACGTGTTAATTTGAAAAGTGGATTTGGTTTTCAAACCAAGGTTCTACTATAGATAATATATGGGTCTCACTTtctgaaatgagaaaaaacattgAAGGTCTTCAtgatattgacatgtgcatagcCATGCAGCACCACTGTGAAAGACCCTCGTTGTGCCATTTAAAGATGCTTCATGATGAAGCCCAGTGGCTACAAGTGAGCATTGTCCATGAGAAAGAGTGTGTGGTGTGTTCATGCGCACTTACGGCCACAGCCTTCAAGGACTGCACCACAATCCAGTGGATCTGATCAAAGAGGCGACCGGTCACCTCCTTTCCTCTGGTGCTCTCCAAGTAGAGACGCAGGTTGCTGACGGTCCACTTGCCGCCGTGGATGTGGTTGTAGTCGTCCTgcacggaggaggaggaggaggacagcggTCCGGTCTAACGGCGTGTTTAGTAAAATGCCGCGTGCGGGCTGACTTACGCCGTGTTTTTGGATGGCCACGTTTGTGAGATGCACAAACATGTTGTCCAGCTCGCTCGTACTCGGCGTGTACTTCACCGTGCAGAACCTGCAGAACCCCAGCTTGTACCTAAGGGTTTGACAGGAGTAAATGATTTTACTGCAGCGCGCTGTTGCGGTCCGACGGTTAACGGTGTCTCACATGTAGCATTTGAGCGGCCGATATGTGGTGACGAGGACATAGAGACGCAGGTCGAACTTCTTTCCCCCGATGAGGAGAGGATTGTCAATGTAAAGGGAGATGACGTAGGCCTCCTTGCCACTAGAGGCCGCCATGAACCTGGAGACACACAGTTATGTGATCCCGTGACGACACTCGTAAAACATGCCAGCTTGAGGGGGGAGATCTTACGAGGACGTGCGGCTGTCCCGAGA contains:
- the ttll1 gene encoding probable tubulin polyglutamylase TTLL1 isoform X3 yields the protein MSIQTIRNVFSVDTGYRLTDEQMVNHFPNHYELTRKDLMIKNIKRYRKELEKEGSPLAEKDENGKYVHLDFVPVTFMLPADYNLFVEEFRKNPCSTWIMKPCGKAQGKGIFLINKLSQIKKWSRDSRTSSFMAASSGKEAYVISLYIDNPLLIGGKKFDLRLYVLVTTYRPLKCYMYKLGFCRFCTVKYTPSTSELDNMFVHLTNVAIQKHGDDYNHIHGGKWTVSNLRLYLESTRGKEVTGRLFDQIHWIVVQSLKAVASVMNNDKHCFECYGYDIIIDDKLKPWLIEVNASPSLTSSTANDRILKYNLINDTLNVVTPNGEMPDYRWNRSPPRDALGNYQVLYDEEQAQSESADLRSRSGQSLGSKGSKGNTGIRPTAATWK
- the ttll1 gene encoding probable tubulin polyglutamylase TTLL1 isoform X2; translation: MMAGKVKWVTDIEKSVLINNFEKRDWVQVTENEDWNFYWMSIQTIRNVFSVDTGYRLTDEQMVNHFPNHYELTRKDLMIKNIKRYRKELEKEGSPLAEKDENGKYVHLDFVPVTFMLPADYNLFVEEFRKNPCSTWIMKPCGKAQGKGIFLINKLSQIKKWSRDSRTSSFMAASSGKEAYVISLYIDNPLLIGGKKFDLRLYVLVTTYRPLKCYMYKLGFCRFCTVKYTPSTSELDNMFVHLTNVAIQKHGDDYNHIHGGKWTVSNLRLYLESTRGKEVTGRLFDQIHWIVVQSLKAVASVMNNDKHCFECYGYDIIIDDKLKPWLIEVNASPSLTSSTANDRILKYNLINDTLNVVTPNGEMPDYRWNRSPPRDALGNYQVLYDEEQAQSESADLRSRSGQSLGSKGSKGNTGIRPTAATWK
- the ttll1 gene encoding probable tubulin polyglutamylase TTLL1 isoform X1, translating into MTGCLHTSICMMAGKVKWVTDIEKSVLINNFEKRDWVQVTENEDWNFYWMSIQTIRNVFSVDTGYRLTDEQMVNHFPNHYELTRKDLMIKNIKRYRKELEKEGSPLAEKDENGKYVHLDFVPVTFMLPADYNLFVEEFRKNPCSTWIMKPCGKAQGKGIFLINKLSQIKKWSRDSRTSSFMAASSGKEAYVISLYIDNPLLIGGKKFDLRLYVLVTTYRPLKCYMYKLGFCRFCTVKYTPSTSELDNMFVHLTNVAIQKHGDDYNHIHGGKWTVSNLRLYLESTRGKEVTGRLFDQIHWIVVQSLKAVASVMNNDKHCFECYGYDIIIDDKLKPWLIEVNASPSLTSSTANDRILKYNLINDTLNVVTPNGEMPDYRWNRSPPRDALGNYQVLYDEEQAQSESADLRSRSGQSLGSKGSKGNTGIRPTAATWK